The genomic interval GCTTAAATGTTAGTCATCCAATAATTGTACCGCATGCTTGAAGCTTATAGTTTTGAGAAAATTTCATCTATAGCACAAATAGCATTTTACGTTATTTTCCAGTCTTACGAAAAAGAACATGCAAGTTCAACTACGTACGTGTATTATCTGTAGGAGAACTGTAGAAGAATATGTTACCTGGCGAATTATAACTGGTCTGCTTTGCTGAATGCTATCGCATAGGGAATCTTGCCTTCTTTTGCTCTTGAGCTGACAACCAAAAAAAGCAATGCACCTACCCTTCACAGCCAATGGCTGGCTCTATGATGGGTTGGTTATCTTTGGATGAAGATAAAAAATGAACCGAGTAAGTGATCAGTTACCACTCACTGAGCAGCATACAGTGGAATCAAAAGATTTTGTTCTCAAAAAGACTTGCTATCAAGAAGGGCAGATTTCTGAAATGCCCGTATATGTTTAATTTCGATGTTCCTCTTAAGACATCATGTCCTGAATAGACAATCAAGTTCATTCTGCTTTGTAAGTTGTAACTCCACAAGTCCAGATGCATCCTCCTGCCACTTCCCTACCCCCATTAGTTGATGGAAAGAAGACTAGAGTAATAAACAGCAGATACTATACAAGTCCATAAAGCAGGAATAAATCTCTGAAAATTGCTAATGCGTTTACACCAAACCACACGTCCTCCGTAAGGCATCTAGCAGATGAAAAGGGTGAGATGCTCTCTTACCTTCGGGATGAAGGCTCCTCCCATCCAGTTCTAAGTTGTAACAACAACACGTTTATAGAGAATCTATCTCAGACAAAGGAAAGCTTTATTAGATGGTGATAGTAGCGAAAGTAAGACGCATCATGTACCTGGAACGGTTTATTCAGAAGAGTCTACGGATGAGCTAGCGATGGAGAATGGTCGATCGTTGACGGTTGCTGCAGTACAACTCTGAAGCCATGCTTTGAGCattatttgatatatatatatatatctgtacAACCACGAATGAGCCCAGAAAGAACCCAACAGGTTTGAAGGCCCAGAGAGGTAGAGAATGCTTGTTAGGTTGGTGACACAAGACATGACTGCCCATGCGTCAGGAGTATTTTGCGGATCACCAACGACAGTTTGCAGGTTGAACAATTGGTATTGGCTACTACTACATTAACAAACTACTATCAATCATACCAATGCAAGAAACAGCTAGCTAATAGTAAGTGATTTTCCAAATTGCAGGTGAtgctctatcattatattccaGGGAAACCAGGAAAAACCTGTGTTACAAGGTACTCATGGCAGTTTCTACTACAACAGTTTCTTCGCAAAAATGAGCACTCTTCTCTACCCAGATGGATAATAAAGaaccaaaaaaggaaaacagCTAGCTAGTTTGGTAAGCTTATCACATATCATGAACGTATTTTAGGCAAATGCATACCACATTCTTAGTGATCATCGGCCTATCTTTAAGCGCTTTGAGTGCAGGCTGAAGATAAGACGACTTATCAAGCACATTGTTACCTGCAATGCTGTCACATTCGATCGGCACGCACGGCCGCGGGTGAAGATGACCCCTCCTCCAACATCgatctcggcgacggcgagggattCCCTTTAATTTGGTTCAAACTAGCTAGGGCTTGTTGCTTTCAAGATTGAATCTCCTCTCCTGTCCTCTCctcaagaaagaagaagaagaagaagaagaagaagaagaatcaatCAATGTTCAATGCGCGCATGCAGTTACTAGTCCAGTCGAGGAAAAAGCAAATCGATCGATAGGGAAGTAGGAATTCGAGCAGCAATTCAGAATCAGAGATCTGATCCACAGTGCCGAGTGAGACAGAGGGCGTGCGTGGCCGTGTGTGGGCCAAacagaggagaagaaaataacAGGGCCCACTACAAATGAATAGCATGAGAAGCCCAAAGTCCACATTACATCCCTCAACTATGGCCCGAGTTTCAACCTCAAACCGGGTATAAATAGACTATAAAAACCAGTGTAAACCGTGTCCCTTACGGTTTGGACAGTGGGTTTTTGTTCTACGTATTGTTTTGACTTTCATGTGATGTCTGCGTGGCACTAAAATAAGAATCGAAAATGAAAGAGCACGTGCCAGTTAGATAAAAAAACTCAAGCGGCTTCGCtcatcaaattttaatataatttaattgaatttgactaaattttgatcaaattgacataaatttgagaaaaaactGTAAATTTTGGCCAATATAATCACTTGGGGGTCGAACCGAAATTGCAATCACTGTGCGTAACTACCACTATCgcaaaaaccaagtaaaagttATTGTCTCCTTATTTGGATCAACCCAATATATATACAATGCATACATTTAATAGGATTAGAAATCTTGAGGGTcgagaattaaaaaaaataggggagGGAAATGCACCTGGTATTATGAAACATTAGGAAAAAAAGGTATTATACCCTAtaatttaaaatggagggagcataTACATATGTGGAGTACTATCTCTTAAGAAAATGGTTTACACTTGTACTATACAAGTTTATCCCATGAACTTAGAGTTTATGTGGGTCACCCACCTCCatgaaggctgtgtttagttcacgccaaaattggaagtttggttgaaattagaacgatgtgacggaaaagttgaaagtttatgtgagtgggaaagtttgatgtgatggaaaaagtttgaagtttgaagaaaaatttgggATCTAAACACGGTGGAAGAGAGTGATGCTTCTCATGTTCTGATTTTGTAGAAATgggtttattattattattatcataaaGATATGTGTGGCACTAGAGTACACCTACTAGCTAGAGAACTGATCCGCTTGtaggagtactactagtacataatgcccgtgcgttgcaatggggtTTCTATCTTACatgaatatatacatacacattaTTGTTacccatttattatttttatggaTAAATTAGATATTGACACTTGTTATAAATCCAATTATCATAGTTcactatatatattaattgtcAAGTGAGTTGTGACATTCACTATTTACTTATTACATGCCAATACATTACAATAGGATTTAgagataaaaatatgatttaCTTTATTTAAAGTCTGTTTTTTACGATATATTGCATTCTATATTTCTTTAGAGATATTTTTAGGGTATAGTTTTTCTAAGAGGTGAATCAATTTTTAAGGGAGAGGAAAATTAATGCgcgtttggattttttttgtagaagaggattttttttgtacaagatatattttgtagaccgtgttaTTGTTCAAAATTTTTGGGCTCCAAAACAATGATACGATCTGACCTTAGTGGGTACTTATTCTGTTATTTTAAATGCCAGAATTTTAATAACATTCCACTGTAAGAGCAACATCCAATACATCCTTCTATTTTTCATCAACGACATTAAAGTCattaattttgataataataaGTGCAACATCCAATGcatccttctttttttcaccaAACAACCTCAATGATGTAATGCGGCGATTTTTACTTCCCATTCGCTACTAGAGTATATTCCGCATAAGAGTTAACTAGATAATATTGTGCATAAGAGTCAATAGATTTTAATAGAGATTTCCACAAATACTCTTCCTGATAATGTTGTTGGTTAGTCCACTATATATTCCTAAAGGCAGAAATTTTGATAACAGTCCACTATAAGAGCAACATCCAATGCATACTTCATTGTATTTTTAATCAACAGCCTCAACACGTGGATTTTTACTTCATATTTGCTGCTAGAGGATATTCCTTGCATAAGAGTCAATAGACTTTAATAGATGCACCCAAAAATACTCTTCCGGGTAATGTTCACAAATACTCACCATGATAGTGTTATTGGATAGTCCACAATATATTCCTATTTAACATTAGGATCGGTCAAATCTTGAAGGTAGATATTCGTTTCCTCTGAAAGCGCATTGAGGTACTCAGTCTCATTATCCTTTTATAATCTATGTTAGGTGGTGTTGTGATGATAGTTTTCGCTCAAATTGGATATACTCTCTTTCGTTTTTGTCAATCTTTGAACACTAACAAGCAAAAGTCCTTATAGATACCTACATTTTCCTTAGTGAGGATGTGGCATATAAATACCTTTGTCCTTATTTGGCTTTAAGCGCTCTATATCATACTGTCCGATGAATGGGGTCCTCCAACATAAAGGGGTTTTGCTGAACCTAATGGAATACGTGACAGGAAAGGATTCTCAGCCAATAAATCATCAAAAGGTTGAAATCTATCGTCTGGGACCACAACAACGCCGCTAAAACCACTCCAATTAAATGGAACAGAAGTAGCTGCAATTAAACACTAACTGAAACAACAAAATACATTACTCATCAGTATCCCTATTAGCAAGaggtgtgaaaaaaaaatattgatgggAAAGATATCACTACAAATGATGGAAATGTAATATTATATGGGTATTAGTGATTTTGGCTAAAGTTAGGTCTTAACCATAAATGGCTATCAAAAAAATCAGTTTAGACTTTGACTGAGCACTGCAAATACACGATTAGTTTTATACCTAATGACAAAGGAATAAGAGATTTCACAGCAATAGAAATTAAGTAGATTTTATACATACAAGGGATCCAACTTATAGGCTCCGATTGTACTCCTCAAGGTTAGTCGCTCGTAAAAGTTTACTTGCACTTCACCTTCATCCTGTTTGATCGAAAGTcggtttctttttcttctacTTGCATTTGTTATCTGCGGTATTAATTACGAAGCTTTATCTCGGCTCGGCTGGCTACATCTTCTGTTTGCTGCTACTACCTATTGTAGATACCCTTTATTCCTTCATCCTAACTCCTACATCCAAGAGGTACAATACAGTAGCTCGTAAACTATCCACCACATATTTTTTATCTCTTATCTGCAACTAATTTATCATTCTCTTTTTCATCCTTTGACTTTAGCTGGAACTTGGAGTTGCTGATTGACTTAAGATGGACCTATTGGCTTATTATGGAAAAACCAAATGATAGGTCTGTTGAGTATGTCCTATTTACTGTACTAGTTTTGGATATATGAACTATTGGTAAATTGATGAGCATATGCTAAAGTGGTatctaaaaaacaaaattacacaattttttttaaaaaaaacaaccggAAAAATTAATCGAGATGATGCAAAGGGTAGGGGTaggcattcggtctaaccgaaaatttcggtctcggtcttcggtctttTGGTCTTTTCGGTCTTTAAAAAGTGAAGAACAAATTTCAGCGCAAAAATGTTaggaccgacaaattcggtctcggtctcggtcctgaccgaaattcaacaacattttcatatatgcaaagaaataatggaaattttcaacacaaaaatcaaaaaaaaaaatcgtaagcACTTATaagtaaagactcttattaggttgcatgcctagaagaagtagggatgtgaaaatcagagtttaatcctattaaacatagtggattgtaggttgcatttagacattttttgataattcggtcttttcggtctatTTGGATACCTAaggagactaaccgaattgaccgaacaaaattcggtctttccCTACCTAGGACCGAATTGATGGCCGAATTTCTCAGTCTCGGTCTTGGTCTTTTTGCTTCGGTCTTTCGTTTtggtctttttctgcccactCCTACCAAAGGGTctatttggcacagctctagccaaacagtttcagctccactaaaaATGAGAACGGAGCTAGgtagagctctctcacaaaatgaactagagaggtggagctttAAACATCTCCACAAATCTATTCTAGATCCAACttctgaagctaaatttagaagttagagTTTTAACATACAGGCCCAAAGTTTTGATCTCAACGTTAAATGGGCCGTTGGTTGTAAAAGATTGGAAATAGAGAGCGGCGTCCAATGCAGTGACTAGCCGTTAGGGGGACCAGTCTGGCAACAGGCAGGCCGTCCCGTTCCGTTTCGTTTCGTTTCCCctgccagagagagagagagagagagagagatttcaAAATTCGAATTCCCTCTTCTCGTCCAAAAAAAAGCAGACGGCGTCAGTGTGGTCGTCGGTCGCCCCCACCCTCTATATAAAGCGTCCCACCCCAACTGCCCCAACCCTAACACTCCACTAACGcctcccgacgccgccgccgcctcctcctcttgtttcgccaccgccgccgccgcctacgaggaagaagaaagaagaggaaggagaagatgaGGGAGATCCTCCACATCCAGGGTGGGCAATGCGGGAACCAGATCGGCGCCAAGTTCTGGGAGGTGGTGTGCGCGGAGCACGGGATCGACGCCACCGGGCGCTACGACGGCGACTCCGACCTGCAGCTGGAGCGCGTCAACGTGTACTACAATGAGGCCTCCTGCGGGCGCTTCGTCCCGCGCGCCGTGCTCATGGACCTGGAGCCGGGCACCATGGACTCCGTCCGCTCCGGCCCCTACGGCCACATCTTCCGCCCGGACAACTTCGTCTTCGGCCAGTCCGGCGCCGGCAACAACTGGGCCAAGGGACACTACACCGAGGGCGCCGAGCTCATCGACGCCGTCCTCGACGTCGTACGAAAGGAGGCCGAGAACTGCGACTGCCTCCAAGGTAACTAGTACCCTAACTATCTCAGATCTGCCTCTCCTCAAATCAAATCTGAGTTcaaatgctgctgctgctgcagggtTCCAGGTTTGCCACTCGCTTGGCGGCGGCACGGGGTCCGGCATGGGCACGCTCCTCATCTCCAAGATCCGGGAGGAGTACCCCGACCGGATGATGCTCACCTTCTCCGTCTTCCCCTCGCCCAAGGTCTCCGACACCGTGGTGGAGCCCTACAACGCCACCCTCTCCGTCCACCAGCTCGTCGAGAACGCCGACGAGTGCATGGTGCTCGACAACGAGGCCCTCTACGACATCTGCTTCCGCACCCTCAAGCTCACCACCCCAAGCTTCGGCGACCTCAACCACCTCATCTCCGCCACCATGAGCGGCGTCACCTGCTGCCTCCGCTTCCCCGGTCAGCTCAACTCCGACCTCCGCAAGCTCGCCGTCAACCTCATCCCCTTCCCGCGCCTCCACTTCTTCATGGTCGGCTTCGCCCCGCTCACCTCCCGCGGCTCGCAGCAGTACCGCGCCCTCACCGTCCCGGAGCTCACCCAGCAGATGTGGGACGCCAAGAACATGATGTGCGCCGCCGACCCCCGCCACGGCCGCTACCTCACCGCCTCCGCCATGTTCCGCGGCAAGATGTCCACCAAGGAGGTGGACGAGCAGATGCTCAACGTCCAGAACAAGAACTCCTCCTACTTCGTCGAGTGGATCCCCAACAATGTCAAGTCCACCGTCTGCGACATCCCCCCCACCGGCCTCAAGATGGCCTCCACCTTCATCGGCAACTCCACCTCCATCCAGGAGATGTTCCGCCGCGTCAGCGAGCAGTTCACCGCCATGTTCCGCAGGAAGGCCTTCTTGCACTGGTACACGGGCGAGGGCATGGACGAGATGGAGTTCACCGAGGCCGAGAGCAACATGAACGACCTCGTCTCCGAGTACCAGCAGTACCAggacgccaccgccgacgacgagggtGAATacgaggatgaggaagaagaggctgatCTCCAGGACTAATTACTACTCTACTGCAATATCAATGTCCAATCTAATGGGGTTCGGTTCACTTCTTGTGTTGCTTAGGCTATCTTCTTAAGTGTTGTCGTTCTTAATTATTACTCCTAGCTGCTACTCTACTCTACTTGATGTATTATTATTACTCAGCTTTGATTGATGATAGGCACAATACCCTGTTGCCTTGTACTCGTAGGAGTATGTGCTGTTACTGTCTAACTGATCTGTATGAATTATCATCCTATTTTTGTTAATCTATCAATCTTCTAGTAAAATGCAGAGTTGCTGCTTAGAGTACTCTACTTGGTGTCAACTCAACTTGTGTTTGTTTCATTCCAGTGTTGCAGAATGGCTGTTCATCAGTGGAGAGTGCTTTGTATGTTTCTTTGATACTCACACTTCTCTGCCACTGCCCACTGGGATTGTACAGGTGAGAGAACTGGCATCAGGGTTGTTTAACTTGTTGGTATATGCTGCTTGTTACAGTACTTGTTGCAAGTGCAAATGCTGCATTGAGGTTGAGGTCGCCTGTTCCTTGTGTCCAAGACTGCGTGTGTGCAAGTTAGATGATGATTCCAGTCTGTCTGATCGATCATACAGCCACTTGATCACTAGTATTGTTTACTTCTAGTCAAAGTAATTTGGATTGGCTGGATGGTCTGATCGGATCTTCTATTCCTCTGCAAGTTGAAACAGTTGATGAAAAAATGTTTACACAAGAGGAGGACAAGCCATGCTTGCATTGCACACCCTGGGATGCATATGCCTTGCTCAAgatctactactactatactactTTTCCTTTTTGTGAAGTGAAGGGCAGGCATGAGGGCCAGCATTGCATTAGCATTACTGTCACAGCTTGCCTTGCCGGATCATATTCATATGACTGCATGTGCAGCACAGTCTTGCAACATGCTGATATGCAAGTTGCCCTTGCATTTCTTGGGCCTGTGGATCAATATATTcttgctcctgctcctgctcctgcagcTGCACAGTTAAACCGTCCATCAAGCTCCAGCTTGTGGAGTCGCACAATACAAGCTGTCATATATGTTTGTTTGACTGGTCTTATCTCAAGGGATTGAGATCCAGTGCGGTTGCTACTATCACTGCAACTTTAGCAGTTGCAAGGTAGCTGATGGATCAAAAACCCTATCACTGCAACTTTAGCAGTTGCAAGGTAGCTGATGGATCAAAAACCAGCGGCTCAGATCATCAGAAAATACTGTTCACGAATCATTGTAGCAATTTTCTACTGTAGCGATTACTGTAGTGTATACTGTGCAGAGGGTGGCAGAGCAAATCCAAGCTGTTGGCTGCATCGATCCAACGGTCATAATATGCTATCACTGCTAAAGTTGCAATAGTTATTACAACTGCATTAGATCTCAATTCTATCTGGAGATTCTAAAGTGACACTTGATTACCTTGTTCTTCTTTACGGTGAGCCATGTGCTCAGCACGATCACTTGTACAGTAGTAGTTGTGATACCTAGTCCTAGTTTATGCTGCATATTTTTTTGAGTTGCATACTTTACTAGTGTTT from Oryza glaberrima chromosome 3, OglaRS2, whole genome shotgun sequence carries:
- the LOC127765613 gene encoding tubulin beta-2 chain, whose translation is MREILHIQGGQCGNQIGAKFWEVVCAEHGIDATGRYDGDSDLQLERVNVYYNEASCGRFVPRAVLMDLEPGTMDSVRSGPYGHIFRPDNFVFGQSGAGNNWAKGHYTEGAELIDAVLDVVRKEAENCDCLQGFQVCHSLGGGTGSGMGTLLISKIREEYPDRMMLTFSVFPSPKVSDTVVEPYNATLSVHQLVENADECMVLDNEALYDICFRTLKLTTPSFGDLNHLISATMSGVTCCLRFPGQLNSDLRKLAVNLIPFPRLHFFMVGFAPLTSRGSQQYRALTVPELTQQMWDAKNMMCAADPRHGRYLTASAMFRGKMSTKEVDEQMLNVQNKNSSYFVEWIPNNVKSTVCDIPPTGLKMASTFIGNSTSIQEMFRRVSEQFTAMFRRKAFLHWYTGEGMDEMEFTEAESNMNDLVSEYQQYQDATADDEGEYEDEEEEADLQD